A stretch of Ipomoea triloba cultivar NCNSP0323 chromosome 11, ASM357664v1 DNA encodes these proteins:
- the LOC115996073 gene encoding kunitz trypsin inhibitor 5-like, translating to MKTTPLLFLSIFLFSVLLCEAREAPNPVLDINGKILRASDKYYVVPLQQDQGGGLDLTSRRSQRCPWSVVQDPAYWWGNTIQFYPVNSKKGVIREWTDLNIEFPDISTGCPESNVWTITGDLSSYDGSHYITTGGEIGNPGEQTLGNWIKIVKTTNAYKLMFCPDVCNYCSYVCRDVGISVEGGHKRLVLSDVPLEITFRKA from the coding sequence ATGAAGACTACTCCATTATTATTCCTCTCTATCTTTCTATTCTCCGTATTGCTTTGCGAAGCAAGAGAGGCTCCAAACCCGGTGCTCGACATCAACGGGAAGATCCTCCGAGCAAGTGACAAGTACTATGTCGTACCACTTCAACAGGACCAGGGTGGTGGGCTCGACCTAACTTCCCGTAGAAGCCAAAGATGCCCTTGGAGTGTGGTTCAAGATCCCGCCTATTGGTGGGGCAACACGATTCAGTTCTACCCGGTAAATTCAAAAAAAGGCGTGATCCGTGAATGGACTGACCTCAACATCGAATTTCCAGACATCTCCACGGGATGCCCCGAGTCTAATGTTTGGACAATAACTGGCGATCTCTCGTCATATGATGGTAGTCATTACATAACAACTGGTGGAGAAATAGGAAATCCTGGTGAACAAACTCTAGGCAATTGGATCAAGATTGTGAAAACAACTAACGCCTACAAGCTAATGTTCTGCCCAGATGTGTGCAATTACTGCTCATACGTGTGCAGAGATGTTGGCATTTCTGTGGAAGGAGGACACAAGCGTTTGGTTCTTAGCGATGTCCCTCTTGAAATCACCTTTAGGAAGGCATAA